A region of Apus apus isolate bApuApu2 chromosome 14, bApuApu2.pri.cur, whole genome shotgun sequence DNA encodes the following proteins:
- the PLD6 gene encoding mitochondrial cardiolipin hydrolase: protein MLCSRAGRRASGSAQLKLRRKLFISDEQLGRAVQLLHRRGVRVRVVTDEQYMGLQGSQIGLLRWAGIQVRHDQDSGYMHHKFAIVDRRTLITGSLNWTASAIQSNRENLLVLEDTEYVKPFLDEFERIWEEYNPINYRFFCKDGK from the exons ATGCTGTGCAGCCGCGCAGGACGCAGAGCGAGTGGCTCTGCTCAGCTGAAGCTGCGGAGGAAGCTTTTCATTTCAGACgag CAGTTGGGCCGAGCCGTTCAGCTCCTTCACCGCCGCGGCGTCCGTGTCCGCGTTGTCACCGACGAGCAGTAcatggggctgcagggctcccaGATCGGCCTCCTGCGGTGGGCTG GGATCCAGGTGCGCCATGACCAGGACAGTGGTTACATGCACCACAAGTTTGCTATCGTGGACAGGAGGACGCTCATCACGGGCTCCCTCAACTGGACCGCCAGCGCTATCCAGAGCAACCGGGAGAACTTGCTGGTCCTGGAAGACACTGAGTATGTGAAGCCTTTTCTGGATGAGTTTGAAAGGATTTGGGAAGAGTACAATCCCATCAACTACAGATTTTTTTGCAAAGACGGTAAATGA